One stretch of Methyloversatilis sp. RAC08 DNA includes these proteins:
- a CDS encoding PEP-CTERM sorting domain-containing protein: MMIRNIAASAALAALAASPMTVSAAFPIEPIGPTVTVFTATPTLVGAGVSVSALGLASLTSDASGNLVGLFPITGGLLDPDLSNATVEHVGSGLRLSRGGVDVDLQNFLIDTTLAVDTIFGSVTSGATFIPLAPLFSLSGLNLVVTDPAGDALAAFLGIPDLGGAQVGFALTSPVAAVPEPETYAMLLAGLGLITLAARRRTQKG, translated from the coding sequence ATGATGATCAGGAATATTGCAGCAAGTGCAGCACTCGCGGCCCTGGCCGCTTCCCCGATGACGGTCAGCGCGGCGTTTCCGATCGAACCCATCGGACCTACGGTAACCGTATTTACCGCCACCCCCACACTCGTCGGTGCGGGTGTGTCGGTGAGTGCTCTCGGCCTGGCTTCGCTGACAAGCGATGCGTCGGGCAATCTGGTCGGTCTGTTTCCGATCACCGGGGGGCTGCTCGACCCCGATCTTTCGAACGCCACCGTGGAACATGTCGGCAGCGGCTTGCGCCTGTCGCGCGGCGGCGTCGATGTCGATCTGCAGAACTTCCTGATCGACACCACGCTTGCGGTTGATACCATTTTCGGCAGCGTCACGTCGGGTGCAACCTTCATCCCGCTTGCGCCGCTGTTTTCGCTGTCCGGCCTGAACCTGGTGGTGACCGACCCGGCCGGCGACGCGCTGGCGGCCTTTCTGGGCATCCCCGACCTCGGAGGTGCCCAGGTTGGCTTCGCACTGACCAGCCCGGTCGCCGCCGTGCCCGAGCCCGAAACCTACGCCATGCTGCTGGCCGGCCTAGGCCTGATCACGCTAGCCGCGCGCCGGCGTACGCAGAAAGGTTGA
- a CDS encoding Y-family DNA polymerase, whose protein sequence is MTRRWIAHLDMDAFFASVELLRYPELRGLPMVVGGGARHQPERLPDGTRRFARLRDYAGRGVATTATYEARAFGVHSGIGLMKAAALAPDTVLLPVDFDAYRHYSRLFKATVSEHAPLIEDRGIDEIYMDLTDLPGAQDAIGEDMHGGVRAIALRIQQAVLAATGLSCSIGITPNKLLSKLASDLHKPQGITLLTEADVPSVIWPLPARRINGIGPKASAKLEALGIGSIAELAAAEPLWLIEQFGQSYGRWLTAAAHGRDDRPLVTEREAKSLSRETTFERDLHARHDRAELGEIFTGLCERLAEDLQRKGYVAKSIGAKMRLDDFSILTRELTLPVYICDAPAIRHHAGLCVKRMPLDRRFRLLGVRAGHLMRADALPPPGAAPDKKEGQLALPF, encoded by the coding sequence ATGACCCGCCGCTGGATCGCCCATCTCGACATGGACGCCTTCTTCGCCTCGGTCGAGTTGCTGCGCTACCCCGAGCTGCGCGGCCTGCCGATGGTGGTGGGCGGCGGCGCCCGCCATCAGCCCGAACGGTTGCCCGATGGCACGCGCCGCTTCGCCCGTCTGCGCGACTACGCCGGCCGCGGCGTCGCCACAACCGCCACCTATGAAGCGCGCGCTTTCGGCGTGCATTCCGGCATCGGACTGATGAAAGCCGCCGCGCTGGCGCCGGATACCGTGTTGCTGCCGGTCGATTTCGACGCCTACCGACATTACTCGCGGCTGTTCAAGGCAACCGTGTCCGAGCATGCCCCGCTGATCGAGGACCGCGGCATCGACGAGATCTACATGGACCTGACCGACCTGCCGGGCGCGCAGGATGCCATTGGCGAGGACATGCACGGCGGTGTGCGCGCCATCGCGCTGCGCATCCAGCAGGCAGTGCTCGCGGCAACCGGGCTCAGCTGCTCGATCGGCATCACGCCGAACAAGCTGCTGTCCAAGCTGGCGTCCGATCTGCACAAGCCGCAAGGCATCACGCTGCTGACCGAAGCCGATGTGCCATCCGTCATCTGGCCGCTGCCGGCCAGACGGATCAACGGCATCGGCCCGAAAGCCAGTGCGAAGCTCGAAGCGCTGGGCATCGGCAGCATCGCCGAACTGGCGGCCGCCGAACCGCTCTGGCTGATCGAACAGTTCGGCCAGAGCTACGGCCGCTGGCTGACCGCCGCTGCGCACGGCCGCGACGACCGGCCGCTGGTGACCGAGCGCGAGGCGAAGTCGCTCAGCCGCGAAACCACCTTCGAGCGTGATCTGCATGCGCGCCATGACCGTGCCGAACTGGGCGAGATCTTCACCGGTCTGTGCGAGCGCCTGGCGGAAGACCTTCAGCGCAAGGGCTATGTCGCGAAATCCATCGGAGCGAAGATGCGGCTCGATGACTTCAGCATCCTGACTCGCGAACTGACGCTGCCTGTATACATATGCGATGCGCCTGCGATCCGTCATCACGCAGGACTTTGCGTCAAGCGCATGCCACTCGACCGGCGCTTCCGCCTGCTCGGTGTGCGGGCCGGCCACCTGATGCGTGCCGACGCACTGCCCCCGCCAGGTGCTGCGCCCGACAAGAAAGAAGGGCAGCTCGCGCTGCCCTTCTGA
- a CDS encoding rhomboid family intramembrane serine protease — MTPTPLPLLDQLIRRRRHIPVTLTLVVLNVGVFVLMLLYGAGLWHSSSDVQFAWGANFGPATKDGEWWRLGSALFLHFGLFHLGMNMLSLWDGGRLVERMFGPARFITIYLASGLAGNLLSLISQGDRAVSGGASGAIFGVYGALLSFLWQQRDTLDRREFTRLFWGASLFAAITIFLGFQIPGIDNGAHIGGFIAGLLAGAALAQPLGEGAKPLLGRYRTHTASAGQWLAGFTLVTALVLMIIGIPSPRYRWSEEVMARGEIREFIGEDKRIADRWTQLLGDAQSSGASFDELAGRIESEVADAYQQRFDELTDLRLSPEAPSAPTLESLRRYAERRLDASRALVDGLRAHDIERVREALEQASQPPPQVAPRSGKPN; from the coding sequence GTGACCCCCACCCCCCTGCCCTTGCTCGACCAGCTGATCCGGCGCCGCCGGCATATTCCGGTCACGCTCACGCTGGTCGTGCTCAATGTCGGTGTTTTCGTGCTGATGCTGCTGTATGGCGCCGGCCTGTGGCATTCGTCGAGCGACGTGCAGTTCGCCTGGGGTGCCAATTTCGGCCCGGCGACCAAGGACGGCGAATGGTGGCGGCTGGGCAGCGCGCTGTTCCTGCACTTCGGGCTGTTCCATCTGGGCATGAACATGCTGTCGCTGTGGGATGGCGGCCGGCTGGTAGAACGCATGTTCGGTCCGGCGCGCTTCATCACGATCTATCTGGCGAGCGGTCTGGCCGGCAATCTGCTTTCACTGATTTCGCAGGGCGATCGCGCAGTGTCGGGCGGCGCATCGGGCGCCATCTTCGGCGTGTATGGCGCGCTGCTGAGCTTTCTGTGGCAGCAGCGCGATACGCTGGACCGACGCGAATTCACCCGTCTGTTCTGGGGTGCCAGCCTGTTCGCGGCCATCACCATCTTCCTCGGCTTCCAGATCCCCGGCATCGACAACGGTGCACACATCGGCGGCTTCATCGCCGGCCTGCTGGCCGGTGCGGCGCTGGCACAACCGCTGGGCGAGGGCGCAAAGCCGCTGCTTGGCCGCTATCGCACACATACCGCGTCGGCCGGGCAATGGCTGGCCGGCTTCACGCTGGTCACTGCGCTGGTGCTGATGATCATCGGCATTCCGTCGCCGCGTTATCGCTGGAGCGAAGAGGTGATGGCACGCGGCGAAATCCGCGAATTCATCGGTGAGGACAAGCGCATCGCCGACCGCTGGACGCAGCTGCTCGGCGATGCGCAGTCGTCCGGCGCGTCGTTCGACGAACTGGCCGGGCGCATCGAATCCGAAGTGGCCGACGCCTACCAGCAGCGCTTTGACGAATTGACCGACCTGCGCCTCAGTCCGGAAGCACCGTCGGCACCGACGCTGGAAAGCCTGCGTCGCTATGCCGAACGTCGGCTCGATGCCTCGCGCGCGCTGGTCGATGGCCTGCGCGCGCATGACATCGAGCGCGTACGCGAGGCGCTGGAACAGGCCAGCCAGCCGCCACCGCAGGTGGCGCCGCGAAGCGGCAAGCCGAATTGA
- a CDS encoding LON peptidase substrate-binding domain-containing protein translates to MTTSLSPDAIPLFPLGVVLFPDGMLPLRIFEVRYLTMIKQCHKSGKPFGVVALTQGQDVQRPGPTPGERFHAIGTLAEIIDYQTPQPGLIEIVTRGTSRFKVTASEQTPHGLWMADIEVLPDDPHVKVPSDLAYVAANLVRMLEVFESAEVSPILEPRRFDAAGWVANRWCELLPVPAEDRQRMMEMTDPLLRLELISDLLDMTEFGR, encoded by the coding sequence ATGACGACCTCACTTTCTCCCGACGCCATTCCGCTGTTTCCGCTCGGCGTCGTGCTTTTTCCCGACGGTATGCTGCCGCTGCGCATCTTCGAGGTGCGCTATCTGACGATGATCAAGCAGTGCCACAAGAGCGGCAAGCCGTTCGGCGTGGTGGCGCTGACCCAGGGCCAGGACGTGCAGCGCCCCGGGCCGACGCCGGGCGAGCGTTTTCACGCCATCGGCACGCTGGCCGAAATCATCGACTACCAGACCCCGCAACCCGGGCTGATCGAAATCGTCACCCGCGGCACCTCGCGCTTCAAGGTGACGGCCAGCGAACAGACGCCGCATGGTCTGTGGATGGCCGACATCGAAGTGCTGCCGGACGACCCGCATGTCAAGGTACCGTCGGATCTGGCCTATGTCGCGGCCAATCTGGTGCGCATGCTCGAAGTGTTCGAATCGGCCGAGGTGTCGCCCATCCTCGAACCCCGTCGCTTCGACGCCGCCGGCTGGGTGGCCAACCGTTGGTGCGAACTTCTGCCGGTACCGGCCGAAGACCGCCAGCGCATGATGGAAATGACCGATCCGCTGCTCCGTCTCGAGCTGATCAGCGACCTGCTGGACATGACCGAATTCGGTCGCTGA
- a CDS encoding DUF6279 family lipoprotein, with amino-acid sequence MSPLRPPMNLFRFRVHALKAMLPALAVALALAGCSFVQMGYNQLDRLIAWRLDDYLPMYSAQRAEVEPAVTRLVDWHCATQLPAYSAWLRTVDADMRAGLSVARANVHIDQALGFGHDIARRAAREVGPLMVGATPAQIETFNKRMKKSNRDYVEDWVEPPRDELVRERAKRMKKRSEAWLGKLTPAQLALIDDWARDVRSNGEDGMESRRRWQTALADVLARRNADRGAVISDLETLFVSPGNVFTPGYSAAFDANRARAAEALSALSASLTPTQRKHLQREAASLIADIEQIACRRSEFSLQARS; translated from the coding sequence GTGTCACCTCTGCGCCCGCCGATGAACCTGTTCCGTTTCCGTGTCCACGCCCTGAAAGCGATGCTGCCCGCGCTCGCCGTCGCGCTCGCGCTCGCCGGCTGCAGCTTCGTGCAGATGGGCTACAACCAGCTCGACCGCCTGATCGCCTGGCGACTCGATGACTACCTTCCGATGTATTCGGCGCAACGTGCGGAGGTCGAGCCGGCGGTCACTCGGCTCGTAGATTGGCACTGCGCAACCCAGCTTCCTGCATACTCGGCCTGGCTGCGCACGGTCGATGCCGACATGCGCGCCGGCCTGAGCGTGGCGCGCGCCAATGTGCACATCGACCAGGCCCTGGGATTCGGCCACGACATCGCTCGCCGCGCGGCGCGTGAAGTCGGGCCGCTGATGGTGGGCGCCACGCCGGCGCAGATCGAGACATTCAACAAGCGGATGAAAAAGAGCAACCGTGACTATGTTGAAGATTGGGTCGAGCCACCGCGCGATGAGTTGGTGCGCGAGCGCGCAAAGCGCATGAAAAAGCGCAGTGAGGCATGGCTGGGCAAACTCACGCCGGCGCAGCTGGCGCTGATAGACGACTGGGCACGCGACGTACGCAGCAATGGCGAGGACGGCATGGAAAGCCGCCGTCGCTGGCAAACTGCACTGGCCGACGTGCTGGCGCGCCGCAATGCCGATCGCGGCGCCGTGATCAGCGACCTCGAAACCCTGTTCGTGTCGCCCGGCAACGTCTTCACGCCGGGCTATTCCGCCGCCTTCGACGCCAATCGTGCCCGCGCGGCCGAGGCGCTGTCGGCGCTGTCGGCCTCGCTCACGCCGACTCAGCGCAAGCACCTGCAGCGCGAAGCCGCCTCGCTCATCGCCGATATCGAACAGATCGCCTGCCGCCGCAGCGAATTCAGCCTACAGGCCCGCTCATGA
- a CDS encoding ABC transporter substrate-binding protein encodes MIRLRPLHRTLCRLLAASCASVLLSGCGEVWNNPYPAAERGRNILYTAFTDRPKHLDPVQSYSENEITFTAQIYEAPLQYHYLKRPFELTTATAEAIPQPRFYDRDGRELAADAPAADIAESVYDIRIKPGIRYQPHPALARDEAGNYRYHSGGPGERLTLYDFEQTGSRELEAADYAYQIKRLAHPGLHSPIFGLMSDYIVGLKEFGDTLKDAAKTLPPGAWLDLRQHALPGVEVIDRHTYRIRLKGKYPQFLYWLAMPFFAPVPWEADLFHAQPGMAERNLTLDWYPIGTGPYMLSENNPNARMVLTRNPNFREETYPCEGEEGDRAAGLLADCGKRLPLVEQIVFTREKEQIPYWNKFLQGYYDASGISSDSFDQAVQFGQTGEVSLSDGMQAQGIRLQTSVSTSTMYMGFNMLDPVVGGMEERGRKLRQAIGIALDQEEFISIFQNGRGLPAQSPLPPGIFGYRDGRAGTNPNMYDWVNDQPQRKHIDEARKLLAEAGWPNGRDAKTGEALVVNLDTTGTGLGSKARIDWLTKQFDQLGVQLVVRSTDYNRFQEKVRKGAAQLFFWGWNADYPDPENFLFLLYGPQSKVKVQGENAANYENAEFDRLFERMKAMDNSPERQAILDRMLAILQHDAPWVWGFHPKSYGLEHSWVFNRKPSTVANNTMKYTRIDPALREAKRAEWNHPVRWPLVAGALLLLALVWPAWRHWKRSEQARAVGATA; translated from the coding sequence ATGATCCGACTGCGACCGTTGCACCGCACCCTGTGCCGACTGCTGGCCGCATCCTGTGCCTCCGTGCTGCTCAGTGGCTGCGGCGAGGTCTGGAACAACCCGTATCCGGCGGCGGAACGCGGTCGCAACATTCTCTACACAGCGTTCACCGATCGTCCGAAGCACCTCGACCCGGTGCAGTCGTACAGCGAAAACGAAATCACCTTCACGGCGCAGATCTATGAGGCGCCGCTGCAGTACCATTATCTCAAGCGACCGTTCGAACTGACGACGGCGACGGCCGAGGCGATACCTCAGCCGCGCTTCTATGACCGTGATGGCCGTGAGCTGGCGGCTGATGCCCCGGCCGCCGACATCGCCGAGTCGGTGTACGACATCCGCATCAAGCCGGGCATCCGCTATCAGCCGCATCCGGCGCTGGCGCGCGACGAAGCCGGCAATTACCGCTACCACTCGGGTGGCCCGGGCGAGCGGCTGACGCTGTACGACTTCGAACAGACCGGCTCGCGCGAGCTCGAAGCCGCCGACTACGCCTACCAGATCAAGCGGCTGGCGCACCCGGGTCTGCATTCGCCGATCTTCGGCCTGATGAGCGACTACATCGTCGGTCTGAAGGAATTCGGCGACACGCTGAAGGATGCCGCGAAGACCCTGCCGCCGGGCGCCTGGCTGGATCTGCGCCAGCACGCCTTGCCTGGCGTCGAGGTGATCGACCGCCACACCTACCGCATCCGCCTGAAAGGCAAGTATCCGCAGTTCCTGTATTGGCTCGCCATGCCCTTCTTCGCGCCGGTGCCGTGGGAAGCCGATCTGTTCCACGCCCAGCCCGGCATGGCGGAGCGCAACCTCACGCTCGACTGGTACCCGATCGGCACCGGCCCCTACATGCTCAGCGAAAACAATCCGAACGCGCGCATGGTGCTGACGCGCAATCCGAACTTCCGCGAAGAAACCTATCCGTGCGAAGGCGAGGAGGGTGACCGTGCAGCCGGTCTGCTGGCCGACTGCGGCAAGCGCCTGCCACTGGTCGAACAGATCGTGTTCACGCGCGAGAAGGAACAGATCCCCTACTGGAACAAGTTCCTGCAGGGCTACTACGACGCGTCCGGCATCAGCTCCGACTCTTTCGACCAAGCGGTGCAGTTCGGCCAGACCGGCGAAGTGAGCCTGAGCGACGGCATGCAGGCGCAGGGCATCCGGCTGCAGACCTCAGTGTCGACGTCCACCATGTACATGGGCTTCAACATGCTCGACCCGGTGGTCGGCGGCATGGAAGAGCGCGGCCGCAAGCTGCGTCAGGCGATCGGCATCGCGCTCGACCAGGAAGAGTTCATCTCCATCTTCCAGAACGGCCGCGGTCTGCCGGCGCAGTCGCCGCTGCCGCCGGGCATCTTCGGCTATCGCGACGGCCGTGCAGGCACCAACCCCAATATGTACGACTGGGTGAATGATCAGCCGCAGCGCAAGCACATCGACGAGGCCAGGAAGCTGCTGGCCGAAGCGGGCTGGCCGAACGGTCGTGATGCGAAAACCGGCGAGGCGCTGGTGGTCAATCTCGACACCACGGGCACCGGTCTCGGCAGCAAGGCGCGCATCGACTGGCTGACCAAGCAGTTCGATCAGCTCGGCGTGCAACTGGTGGTGCGCAGCACCGACTACAACCGCTTCCAGGAAAAGGTGCGCAAGGGCGCCGCGCAGCTTTTTTTCTGGGGCTGGAACGCCGACTATCCGGACCCGGAAAACTTCCTGTTCCTGCTCTACGGCCCGCAGTCCAAGGTGAAGGTGCAGGGCGAGAACGCGGCAAACTACGAAAACGCCGAGTTCGACCGTCTGTTCGAGCGGATGAAGGCGATGGACAACAGCCCGGAGCGGCAGGCCATCCTCGACCGCATGCTGGCCATCCTGCAGCACGACGCGCCCTGGGTGTGGGGCTTCCACCCGAAGAGCTATGGCCTGGAACACAGCTGGGTGTTCAACCGCAAACCGTCGACCGTGGCCAACAACACGATGAAGTACACCCGCATCGACCCGGCGCTACGTGAAGCGAAGCGCGCCGAATGGAACCACCCGGTGCGCTGGCCGCTGGTCGCTGGCGCACTGCTGCTGCTCGCGCTGGTGTGGCCCGCGTGGCGTCACTGGAAGCGCTCGGAACAGGCGCGCGCTGTGGGAGCGACCGCATGA
- a CDS encoding ABC transporter permease, which yields MIAYIIRRLLYAIPILIGVNLITFLLFFVVNSPDDIARMQLGAKRVTPEAIEKWKAERGYDKPLVWNADAPGVAKATDTILFDKSVRMFALDFGRADDGRDIALEIKSRMGPSLAIAIPTFILGLFVTVSFALLLVFFRNTALDVGGVVLCVAAMSISGLFYIIGGQYLVSKVWNLVPISGYSGGLDAGKFLVLPVLISVIGGIGASARWYRTLFLEEINKDYVRTARAKGLSELRVLFRHVLKNAMIPILTGVVVVIPLLFMGSLLLESFFGIPGLGSYTIDAIGSQDFAVVRSMVFIGSVLYIVGLLLTDISYTLVDPRVRLN from the coding sequence GTGATCGCCTACATCATCCGCCGGCTGCTCTATGCCATTCCGATCCTGATCGGGGTCAATCTGATTACCTTCCTGCTGTTCTTCGTCGTCAATTCGCCGGACGACATCGCGCGCATGCAACTGGGCGCGAAGCGCGTGACGCCGGAGGCGATCGAGAAGTGGAAGGCGGAGCGCGGCTACGACAAGCCGCTGGTGTGGAACGCTGACGCGCCGGGTGTGGCGAAGGCAACCGACACCATCCTGTTCGACAAGTCGGTGCGCATGTTTGCGCTCGACTTCGGCCGCGCCGACGACGGCCGCGACATCGCCCTCGAAATCAAGAGCCGCATGGGGCCCAGCCTCGCCATCGCGATTCCGACCTTCATCCTCGGGCTGTTCGTCACCGTCAGTTTTGCGCTGCTGCTGGTGTTCTTCCGCAACACCGCGCTCGATGTCGGCGGTGTCGTCCTGTGCGTGGCGGCGATGTCCATATCCGGCTTGTTCTACATCATCGGCGGCCAGTATCTGGTCAGCAAGGTGTGGAATCTGGTGCCCATCTCCGGCTACAGCGGCGGGCTGGATGCAGGCAAATTCCTCGTCCTTCCGGTGCTGATCAGCGTGATCGGCGGCATCGGCGCGTCGGCACGCTGGTACCGCACGCTGTTCCTCGAAGAGATCAACAAGGACTACGTGCGCACGGCGCGCGCCAAGGGCCTGTCGGAGCTGCGCGTGCTGTTCCGCCATGTGCTGAAGAACGCGATGATCCCCATCCTGACCGGTGTGGTGGTGGTCATTCCGCTGCTGTTCATGGGTTCGCTGCTGCTCGAAAGCTTCTTCGGCATCCCGGGGCTCGGCAGCTACACCATCGACGCCATCGGCTCGCAGGACTTCGCCGTGGTGCGCTCCATGGTGTTCATCGGCTCGGTGCTCTACATCGTCGGTCTGCTGCTGACCGACATTTCCTACAC